The DNA window TCAGCGCCCGGCTGGCGATCGACCCCACCGACGAGTACGGCGTCGCCGCCGTGTCCCCCAGCACCACCCGCACCCGCTCCAGCGGCACCCCCACCCGGTCGGCGGCGAGCTGCGCCAGCGCGGTCTCGATGCCCTGGCCCATGCCGACCACGCCCGAGGAGACGACCACCGAGGCGTCCTGCTCCATCCGCAGCACCGCCGTCTCGTAGCCGCCGGCCTGCACCCCGATGGCCCTGAGGTCGTCGGACGGCCCCATGCCGGTGCTCTCGACGTGGCAGGACCAGCCGATGCCGCGCCGCCTGCCGTCGTCCTTGACCACCGGCTCGACCAGGTCGCGCAGCGTCCGCAGGGCGCGCGGATAGTCGCCGGAGTCGTAGCGCTGGTGGACGCGGGTCACGCACGGCAGCTCGTCCGGCCCCAGCAGGTTGCGCAGCCGCAGCTCGACCGGGTCGACGCCGAGCCTGCGCGCGGCCTCGTCGATCAGCCGCTCCCTCGTCAGGGTCCCCTCCGGCTGGCCGAAGCCGCGGTAGGAGCCGGTGGGGGTCGTCGTGGTCACCACGGCCCGCACGCGGACGGCGGCGCGCTCGAACCGGTACGGCCCCGGCAGCATCGTGGCGGTCACCGCCGCCGTCGAGGCGCCCGCGTTCGACGGGTGGGCGCCGAGGTCGGCGAGCACGTCCGTCTCCAGCGCGAGGAAGCGCCCGTCGTGGTCCAGGGCCAGCCGCGCCCGGTGCACGGCGGCCCGCGCGGGCAGGGTGGCGAGCAGGCGGTCCCCCGGGGCCTCCGTCCAGGCCACGGGCCGGCCGAGGCGCGTCGCGGCCAGGCAGACCAGCGTCTCGTCCGGGTAGACGTGCTCCTTGGCGCCGAAGCCGCCGCCGGTGTCGCCGGCGATCACCCGTACCCGGTCGTGCGAGAGGCCGAGCGCCTCGGCCAGGTGCTCGCGCACGTGGTGCGGCGCCTGGGTGGAGATGTGCACGGTCAGCTCGTCGCCGGACCAGTCGGCCACGACGCCGCGCGGCTCGATGGGGTGCGGCGAGACCCGCCCCATCCGGAACGTCATCTCCACCACGTGCGGCGCCGCCTCGATCACGGCCGCGCAGTCGTCGTCGCCGAGCCGGAAGTCGGTGACGACGTTCGTGCCGAGGTCGGGGTGGAGCAGCGGGGCGTCCTCCGCCGCCGCCCGCTCCACGCCGACCACCGCGGGCAGCTCGGCGAGCTCCAGGTCGACGAGGTCGGCGGCGTCCCTGGCCGCCTCGGGGGTACGGGCGACGACGAGGGCGAGGGGCTGGCCCGCGTACCTGATGGTCTCGTCCAGCACCGGGTAGCCGGTGAGGCGCTGGCCCGGGGCGAGGTTGACGCAGGGCAGGCGGAGGCCCGCGGCGTCCGAGGGGACGATCACGTCGAGCACGCCCTCGGCCGACCAGGCTCCCTTGGCGTCGCAGCCGAGCAGCCGCCCGTGGGCGATGGGGCTGCGGATCACGTGCGCGTACGCCTGGCCGGGCAACCGGACGTTGCCGACGTACCTGGCCCGCCCGGTCAGCAGCCGGGCGTCTTCCCGTCGCGGCGTCCTGGCGCCGACATATCCGTCTCCCATGGGCCGATTGTGAGCGCGCTCCGGCGGGCGGTCCATACGATCCACGGGTAGACCCAGGTCAGAGGGGGTGGCCGATGCAGACGTTCCTGCCTTATCCGGATTTTGTGGCGACCGCGGAGGTGCTCGACCCGCTACGGCTCGGCAAGCAGCGGGTGGAGACCCTGCAGATCCTGCGCGCCCTCACGGTCCCCGGGTACGGCTGGCGGCACCACCCCGTCGTCAAGATGTGGGCCGGGTACGAGGAGGCGCTCATCCGCTACGGCCTGGAGGTCTGCGACACCTGGTGCGCCCTGGGCCGCGCCGACACCTGCGCGGCCACCATGACCGCCGAGCTGGCCCGGCTCCGCGGCACCCCCGAGATCCGCCGCCAGCCCGAGCTCGCCACGGCCGGCGAGCTGCCGCCCTGGCTCGGCGACGAGGCCCTGCACCGCAGCCACCGGTCGGCCCTGCTGCGCAAGGACCCGGCCTACTACCGGCCGAAGTTCGGCGACGAGGAGCCGGACGACCTGGAGTACGTCTGGCCCCGTTCCGACCGCCTCCCGCCCCAGGCGTAGCCCACGCGGGTGAGCTGGAAGACGCCCGTGCCGAACATCATCACCCCGAGGGGCACGTGAAGCGTCTTCACGTGCATCATGCCGAGAATCGACACCACGACGGTCGCCACCATGAGCAGGGCCGCGGGCGGGACGTACGTCACCGGCGCGCCGCCGCTCCGCCAGGCCAGGAGCGCGGCGGCGAGGTGCAGGACGCCGACGACGGCCAGGACCACCGCCGACGCCATGTGCGCGGCGCGACCGCCCGGCTCGGACAGCAGCAGGCCCGCCGTGACCGCCTGGAACAGCAGCGCCACCACATGCAGCGGCACGACGACCCTGAGCGCCCGCAGGGTCCAGTGGGGAGTGCTCATGATCGTCCTTTCGCGACGGGGGCCGGGAGGCCCGCGGTGATCAGGGTCTCGGCCCGCTCGGTCGCGAGCATCGCCCCATGAGCGACGAGCCGCACCAGCGCGGCGTCCCCGGCCACGAGAGGCCGCGAGACGTCCGCGCCGGGCACGCGCCCGGCGGCGGTCGTGGCGGCGATCCGCTGCGCGGCGTCCGTTCCTGGGTCGCGCCAGGCGGCCACGTCGGCGTCCGTCACGCGGTACGGGGCCAGCGCCGCGAGCAGGGCCAGCCGGGCCGCGGGCCGGTCGGCGGGCGGGAGGCCGGCGAGCGGCCCGTCCAGCCAGGCGTTGCCCATCGGCGGGTGCTCGCCGTCCCACGCGGCGACCGCGCCGGCGACGGCGGCACGGGCGGCGGCGCTGAGCAGGTCGCCCCCGTCGCCCGCGACCGTGCGCAGCGCCGCGTAGGCGACGCCCGCGGGCGTGCCCCCGGCCCAGCCGGGCGCGGGACGCCCGCCGAGGTCGGCGATCAGCGGCAGGCTCGCGCCGCCGGGCAGCCGCCTGCGCACCGCCCGCGCCATCGCCCGCCCGCCCACGCTCCGCACCAGCCGCGACTTCTGCAGGTTGCCCGGCAGCAGGTTCTCGGTGAGCAGCGCCGAGGCGACCCGGTTGACGAAGTGGAAGGTGAGCGCCGTTCCGACGTACTCGGGCGCCTGCTCGGCGGGGAACGGCGCGGGGCCCCGCTCCTTGGCCCAGGCCAGCAGCCGCGCGTGCCCGGGATCGTCAGGGACGCCACCGGCGGCGACGGTCTCGGCGAGCCGGTGGTCGCCGGTCGCGTGCAGCAGCGTGGTGTGCGCCGCCACGCAGAACGGGCACCGGTTGGCCAGCGACACCCCCAGCGCCACGACCTCCTTGCCGGTGCGTGAGACGTCCCCCGCGAGCAGCGTCTCGCGCAGCGCGGCCCAGGTGGCCGCCAGCACCTCGGGCGCGGGCGACAGCGTCAGGAAGACCGCCATGCGCGCCATGCCGAAGTCGTCGGCGAGCTGCCGGTACACGTCGGCGACCCGCCCGGTCGCGGCGTCGGGCGGCACGGGGGTCACGTAGCGGAACTGGCCCCTGTTTCTGGTCGTGTCCATGCCGGACATCGTGCGGCCCCGGCCGGCTCGCGGTCGTCGTGCCGCCGGATGCATCTCCCCGTACGCCGGCGAACCGGGACGCCCGCCGCGTACTACGCCGGAAGTAGCCGGAGATTACGCCCTTCTGCGGAGGATCGCCGCCGGGAAAAACCCTAATCTGCAGAGGTGAGGTATCTGGAGCGCTTGGGGCCGTCCGCCCAGGACGCGCTGCTCGCCGGGGTCGTCGCCGTCATGCTGACGGTCAACGTGCTCGCCGGCGCGGCGGGCGATAGCCCGGCCGGCCGCACGAACGGCCTCGCGAACGGCCTCGCGATCGGCCTCGCCATCGACCTCGGGGCCGTCCTCGCCGGCTCGCTCGCGCTCGTGGCCTGGCGGCGGGCTCCCCTGACGGCGCTGGCCGTCAGCACGGCCGCCATGCTCGGCTACGCCGTGCACGCCCAGCCCGGCCCGCCGGCCGCGTTCCCCGTGCTGATCGCGGTGTTCGGCGCGGTCAGGCACGGCCACCGCCTGCTGCCCGCGCTCGCCGCCGCCGTCTTCCTGGGCGCGGGCCTCGCCGCCGACCTCGCCACCGTCACCAACCGGAGCGACAAGGAGATCCTCCAGAGCACGACGCTGCTGCTCGGCTGGTTCGTGGCGGCGGGGGTGGCGGCGACGGTGACGCGGCACCGGCAGGCGTACCTGGAGCAGGCCGAGCAGCGGGCCGCCGAGGCCGAGCGCACCCGCGAGGAGGTCGCCAGGCGGCGGGCGGGCGAGGAGCGGCTGCGCATCGCCCGGGAGCTGCACGACTCGCTCACCCACAGCATCTCCGTCATCAAGGTGCAGGCCGGGGTGGCCGTCCACCTGGCCCGCAAGCGGGGCGAGGAGGTCCCCGCGGCGCTGCTGGCGATCCAGGAGGCGAGCGGTGACGCCATGCGCGAGCTGCGCGCCACCCTGGAGGTGCTGCGCGACGACACCCCGCAGCCGCCCGCCGTGGAGGAGGACGTGCCGAGCGGGCTGGACCGGCTCGACGACCTGGTGCGGCGGGCCCGCTCGATCGGCCTGCCGACCACGGTGACCGTCTCGGGAGCCCGGCGCGCGCTGCCGCCTGAGGTGGACCGGGCCGCGTACCGGATCGTCCAGGAGGCGCTCACCAACGTCTCCCGCCACGCGGGAGCGGCGGCGGCCCGGGTGCGCGTCGAGTACGCGGACGCCGAGCTGGTGGTCCAGGTGGACGACGACGGCAGGGCGTCGGCCGGCGAGCCCCCCGTCCCCGGCACCGGCCTGCGCGGCATGAGCGAGCGCGTGACGGCGCTCGGCGGCCGGCTGCGCACCGAGCCCCGCCCCGAGGGCGGCTTCACCGTCCACGCCGCGCTGCCGCTGCGGGAGCCGGCGTGATCCGCGTGCTGCTCGCCGACGACCAGGCGCTCATCCGCGGCGGCTTCCGCGCCCTGCTGGAGGCCGAGGACGACCTGGAGGTGGTCGCCGAGGCCGCGAACGGCGAGCAGGCCGTCGCACTGGCCCTGGAGCACCGCCCCGACGTGGCGCTGGTCGACATCCAGATGCCGGTCATGGACGGCATCGAGGCCACCCGCCGCATCGCCGCCGACGAGCGCCTGTCCGGCACGCACGTCGTGATCCTCACCAACTACGGCCTCGACGAGTACGTCGTCAACGCCCTGCGCGCCGGCGCCGGCGGCTTCCTGGTGAAGGACACCGAGCCCGCCGACCTGCTCCAGGGCGTGCGCGTGGCGGCCCGTGGCGACGCGCTGCTGTCCCCCGCGATCACCCGCCGCCTGATCGGCGAGTACGTCTCCCGCCGCCCCGGCCCGTCCCCCGAGGCCCTGGGCGTGCTGACCAACCGCGAGCGCGAGGTCACCGCGCTGGTCGCCCGCGGCCTGTCCAACGACGAGATCGCCGCCCATATGGTGATCAGTCCCACCACCGCGAAGACGCACGTCAGCCGGGCGATGACCAAGCTCCGCGCCCGTGACCGCGCGCAACTCGTGGTGTTCGCCTACGAATCCGGGCTGGTCGCCCCCCGGCATGGTGGAATGGACGTGGATCACTAGGGAGGAGCGCTTCGTGGGCATCGTTTCGCGCGGCTTCCAGGGGAGGCGCAGGGACGACGACGACCGGCTGCCTCCCGGCCAGTACCTCGTCGAGGACTTCCCCGTGCTGTCCGCCGGGCCGACGCCGCGGGTGCCGCGCGAGCGGTGGGAGTTCACCGTCGGCACGGAGGACGGCCGGACGCACCGCTGGACGTGGGACGAGCTGATGGCGCTCCCCCAGGAGACGCCGACCGTCGACCTGCACTGCGTCACCAAGTGGTCAAAGCTGGGCACCACGTGGCAGGGCGTCTCCCTCGACGTGCTCTTCGAGGACGTCGAGAGCGCCGCCGACCACGCCCTGGTCCACTCCTACGGCGGCTACACCACCAACCTGCCGGTGGAGGACCTGCTCGACGGCAAGGCGTGGATCGTGCACCGTTTCGACGGCGAGGAGCTGGCACCCCAGCACGGCGGCCCCGCCCGGCTGCTCGTGCCGCACCTCTACCTGTGGAAGTCGGCCAAGTGGGTGCGCGGCATCCACCTGCTCGACGAGGACCATCCGGGCTTCTGGGAGACCGCGGGCTACCACAACTACGGCGACCCGTGGCGCGAGCAGCGTTACGAGGGCGACTGAGGTGCGCGGCCGCCTGCCCTGGCGGGCCGCCCGCCTGCGCGAGGTCAGGGTGGAGACGGCCACCGCGCGCACGCTCGTGTTCGAGGTGCCCGGCTGGCCGGGCCACCTGGCGGGCCAGCACGTGGACGTGCGGCTGACGGCCGGCGACGGCTACACGGCGCAGCGCAGCTACTCGCTGGCCGCGCCGCCGGACGGCGAGCTGGTCGCGCTGACGGTGGAGACCGTGCCGGACGGCGAGGTGTCGCCGTACCTGACCGAGGTGATGGAGCCCGGCGACCTGGTCGAGATCCGGGGGCCGGTGGGCGGCTGGTTCGTCTGGCGGCCGGCGAGCAGGGCCCCGGTGCTGCTGGTCGGCGGCGGGTCCGGGATCGTCCCGCTGATGGCGATGATCAGGGAGCGCCGGCGGGTGGGCAGCCGGGCGCCGTTCCGCCTGGTCTACTCGCTGCGCGACCCGGAGAGCCGCTACTACGCCGAGGAGCTGCGCCGGCCCGATCCCGGCCTGGACGTCACCTACCTCTACACCAGGGCCGCGCCCGACGGCGTGTCCCGCCCGGCCGGGCGGGTCACCCTGGCCGACCTGGCGGAGGGCGGCTGGCCGACCGGGTTCGAGGCCGACTGCTACGTGTGCGGGCCGACCGGGTTCGTGGAGGCCGCCGCCGACCTGCTGCTGGCGCTCGGGCACGCGCCGGAGCGCGTCCGTACCGAACGATTCGGCCCGACCGGAGGGTGACATGACCGCTGACCACCTGGACGGCAACGTCCTGGCCGGCCCGCTCGGCGAGCTCTTCGCCGTGGACCTCACCGCCGCCACCGGCCGCTGCGTCCACTGCGGGCGCACCGGCCCGGTCGGCGAGATGCGCGTCTACGGGCCGGAGCCCGGCCTGGTGGCCCGCTGCCCCGGCTGCGAGGAGGTGCTGATGCGGCTCGTCCGCGGCCCCGGCGCGGCCTGGCTCGACCTGCGCGGCGTGGTGTCCCTGCGGGTGCCCCTGCCCGAGTGAGCATGGCGGGCAGGTGAACATATCGGGTCCTCTCGGCCGTACGTCCGGGACCGGGCCCGCACGGCCCTCCGACTGAGTACACTCGGGCTCGATCCACGGCCGAGATCTGTACGGCGAGGCTCTTGGCCAGGGGGCGGCCTCCCTTCGGCCCTGTCCCTTGGGGAGTCACGTGAGCAGCGGGCTTGTCGACGCGCCGCCCTCCGGGCCGGGCGCGCAGCCGCGCCGGCGCCGCCGCTGGCTGCGGTGGGCGCTGGCGATCTCGGTGACCGTCGTCCTGCTGGTGGTGGGCGTCGCGGTCGGCGTGCTCGCCAAGCTCAACGGCAACATCAAGCACGAGGCCGTCACCGCCGACGACCTCGGCACGACCCGCCCGCCCAAGGTCGCCGGCACCGCCATGAACGTCCTGGTGGTCGGCTCCGACCAGCGCGACGGCAAGAACGCCAGGTACGGCCGCTCCATCGCGGGCGAGCGCACCGACACGATCATGCTGATGCACGTGTCGTCGAAGCGCGACAACGCGATGGTCGTCAGCTTCCCGCGCGACTCGCTCGTGCAGCTTCCGGCCTGCCGGGCCGTGGGCGCGTTCCCCGGGCAGCGGGCGCACCTCGGCATGATCAACGAGTCGTTCAACTCCGGCGGCATCGGCTGCACGTGGAAGACGATCGAGCACCTCACCCACATCCGCATCGACCACTTCGTGAAGGTCGACTTCACCGGCTTCAAGGGCATCGTCAACGCCCTCGGCGGCGTCGAGGTCTGCCTGCCGCAGCGCGTGGACGACAAGAAGGCGCTGCTGCACCTGCCCGCCGGCCGGCAGAAGCTCAACGGCGAGCAGGCGCTCGGCTACGTCCGCGCCCGCTACAGCTTCGGCGACGGCTCCGACATCGGGCGCATCCAGCGGCAGCAGATGTTCATCGCCTCGATGGTGAAGCAGGTGATGAGCGGCGAGACGCTGACCGACCCGGCCAAGCTGTTCGGCCTGCTCGACGCCGCCACCAAGGCGGTCACCACCGACCGCGACCTGACCACCGGTGTGATGAAGGACCTCGCCACCAGCCTCCAGGGGCTCGACGTCGGCAAGATCCGGTTCATCACGACCCCGTGGCACTACTCCCTCACCCAGCCGGGCCGGGTGGAGTGGACACAGCCGCAGGCCAACCGGCTGTTCCAGATCGTCGCCAAGGACCAGAGCGTCGAGGGCGTCAAGGGCGGCCAGGCCAAGGTGGGCCGCTCCAAGATCCAGATCGAGCTGCGCAACGGCACCTGGCGCGGCGGCCTCGGCACCCAGGTCGCCGCCTTCCTCGAACAGCGCGGCTACCACATCACCAAGATCGGCGACACCGCCCGCAAGCCGTACGCGAAGACCACCGTCCTCTACGGCCCCAACGGCGAGACCCGCGTCCCCACTCTCACCGGCGACCTGCTCGGCGCGACGCTGCGCGAGCTGCCCGCGGCCCGGACCAACAACCTGGTCCTGGTGATCGGCGACGACTGGAAGGGTTTGAAGGCGCTGCGCGCCGACGACAGCGAGGCGATCAAGGGCTTCGACGCCACGCACGACTCCTGCGCCACCTGACGACCGTTCCGCGCCGGATAAAGTCCTTTTCGTGCTTTATGGGAGAGCTGGGGAGACCACCGCCGTCACCGCTCTGCTCGACTCGGCCCGCGACGGCGAGGGCGGCGCCCTGGCGCTGCGCGGGCAGGCCGGCGTCGGCAAGTCCGCCCTCCTCGACCTGGCCGCCTCCCTCGCGGTCGCGGACGGGATGCGGGTGCTGCGCGCCGACGGCATCGAACCGGAGTCCGACCTCGCCTTCGCCGCCCTGCACCAGCTCCTGCGGCCGGTGACCGGCCTCCTGGACGCGCTGCCCGGCCCGCAGCGCGACGCGCTGTCCGCCGCCCTCGGCCTCGCGGACACCCCCCACTCCGACCGGTTCCTGGTGGGGGCGGGGGCGCTGTCGCTGCTGGCCGAGGCGGCGGCCCCGGACGGGCTCCTGTGCCTGGTGGACGACGTCCAGTGGGTGGACCGGGCCTCGGCCGACGCCCTGCTGTTCGCGGCCAGGCGGCTGCGCACCGAGCGCGTCGCCGTGCTCTTCTCCGTCCGCGGGGACGCGCCGCTCACGGGCGTGCCGGAGCTGCGGGTCGGCGGCCTGGACGAGGAGAGCTGCGCCGCCCTGCTCGCCACGGGCGGGCCCGTCGCCCCGGACGTCGTACGGCGGCTGGCGGCCCTGACCGGGGGCAACCCGCTCGTGCTGCGCGAGGGCGTGGCCGCGCTGTCGCCCGCGCAGCTCGCCGGGCAGGCGCCCCTGCCGGATCCGCTGCCCGGCGGCGAGCAGCTGTTCGGCGAGCAGGTGGCCAGGCTGTCCCCGGCCGCCCGCCGGTTCCTGCTGCTCGCGTCCCTGGAGGCCGACCTCGCCCTCGTCGTACGGGCCGGAGCGGCCGCCGCGGAGGTGCTGCACGAGGTGGAGGCCGCCGGGCTCGTGACCGTGGCCGACGGGACGGTCAGGTTCCGGCATCCGCTCGTCCGGTCGGCCGCGCACGCCGCCGCCACGTCCGCCGAGGTGCGGGCCGCGCACGCCACCCTGGCCGGCCTGGTGACGGGCGACCGGCGGGCGCTGCACCTGGCCGCGGCCGCCCTGGGCCCGGACGAGCCGATCGCCGCCGAGCTCGCCGCCGCCGCCGGGCGGGCCCGCGAGCGCGGCGGCCACGGGGACGCGGCCACGGCGTTCGCCCGCGCCGCCGAGCTCACCCCCGATCCCCTGCGCAGGGCCGGACGCCTCAAGGACGCCGCCACCGCCGCCTGGCTCGCCGGCCGTCCCGGCCAGGCCCAGAGCCACCTCGCCGAGGCCCGCGAGCTCGCCGAGCGCGGGGAGAGCGGGGAGGGCGGGCTGCTGGAGGAGATCGCGCAGCTGCGCGGCCGGTTCGAGCTGAACAGCGGCGACGCCTCCGAGGCCGTCAGGATCCTCTCCGCGGGCGAGGGCATCGAGCTGCTGGCCGACGCCTCCGAGGCGGCCGGTTATGTGGGCGACGTGCCCGCCATCGTGGAGCTGGGCCGCCGGGCGAGCAGGCACCCGCCCGGCTTCCTCCGCGACGTGGTGACCGGCATCGGCGCCATGCTGGAGGACGGCAGCGGCGGCGAGCTGCTGCGCGGGGCGCTGGCCCGGACCGGCGAGCTGAGCCTGGCGGCGGAGCTGCTGTGGGCGTCGGCGGCGGCGAGCTATCTCGGGGAGTCCGACGTCTCCGCCGAGCTGGTCGAGCGGGCCGGGCGCGTGGCCCGCGTGTCGGGGATGGTGGGGCAGCTCCCGGTCGTGCTGGAGTTCGTGGCCACGGGCGAGCGTTTCAAGGGCCGCCTGGCCGAGAGCGCCGCCGTCGCCGAGGAGGGCCTGCAGCTCGCCCGCGAGGCCGGCTACACCAACTCGGTCGCCGCCCACCTCGCCAACCTGGCCGTCGTGGCCGCGCTGCGCGGCGAGGAGGAACGCTGCCGCGACCTGGCGGAGGAGGCGCTCGCCATCGCCGTCCCGCACCGGATCGGCCTGCGCGCCGGCGTCGCCGGGTACGCGCTGGCGCTCCTGGACCTCGGCCTCGGCCGGTACGCGGCGGCGCACGCCCGGTTCGCGGCGCTCGCCGCGGCCGGACCCGGCGCCGGCCATCCCACGGTGACCTGGCGCTCCACCCCGGACCGGGTGGAGGCCGCCCTCGCGGCGGGCGAGCACGCGGACGCGGCGGAGGCGCTGGCGGCGTACGAGCGGTGGGTGGCGCACGCCGTCACCGACGAGGCGCGGGCGCTGCTGGCCCGCTGCCGCGCCCTGCTCGCCGCCCCCGGAGCGGACGCCGAGCTGTTCGAGGAGGCGCTGAGCCGGCACGGCGAGCCCGTGGAGCGGGCGCGCACCGCGCTGCTGTACGGCGAGCGGCTGCGCCGCGCCCAGCGGCCCGGCCAGGCCAGGAACCACCTGCGGGCGGCGCTGGAGACGTTCGAGCGGCTGGGCGCGGCCCCCTGGGCGGAGCGGGCGCGCGGCGAGCTGCGCGCGGCGGGTGAGGCGGCGGCCCGGCCCGCGGCCGGCGACCCCGAGACCGTGCTGACGCCGCAGGAGCTGCGCATCGCCCGGCTGGTGGCGGAAGGCGCCTCCAGCAAGGAGGTCGCGGCCCGGCTGTTCCTCAGCCCGCGCACCGTGGAGTACCACCTCTACAAGATCTATCCCAAGCTGGGCGTCACGACCCGTACCGAGCTGGCCCGGCTGCTCGTGACGGCCAGTAGTCCTACGGAAGGCGTCCGCGCCCGCGCCCGGCAGGGTTGAGCCCATGACAACGAACATGATCGAGATCAACGGCGGGGACCTGTGGACCGAGGAGTTCGGGGACCCCGCGCACCCGCCGATCCTGCTGGTGATGGGGTCGATGTCGCAGGGCGTCCTGTGGCCGGACGAGCTCGTCGGGCGACTGGTCGCCGCGGGCCGCCGGGTCATCAGGTACGACCACCGCGACACCGGCCGCTCCGCCACCTTCGACTTCGCCGAGCAGCCGTACACCTGGCACGACATC is part of the Nonomuraea coxensis DSM 45129 genome and encodes:
- a CDS encoding helix-turn-helix transcriptional regulator, which encodes MLYGRAGETTAVTALLDSARDGEGGALALRGQAGVGKSALLDLAASLAVADGMRVLRADGIEPESDLAFAALHQLLRPVTGLLDALPGPQRDALSAALGLADTPHSDRFLVGAGALSLLAEAAAPDGLLCLVDDVQWVDRASADALLFAARRLRTERVAVLFSVRGDAPLTGVPELRVGGLDEESCAALLATGGPVAPDVVRRLAALTGGNPLVLREGVAALSPAQLAGQAPLPDPLPGGEQLFGEQVARLSPAARRFLLLASLEADLALVVRAGAAAAEVLHEVEAAGLVTVADGTVRFRHPLVRSAAHAAATSAEVRAAHATLAGLVTGDRRALHLAAAALGPDEPIAAELAAAAGRARERGGHGDAATAFARAAELTPDPLRRAGRLKDAATAAWLAGRPGQAQSHLAEARELAERGESGEGGLLEEIAQLRGRFELNSGDASEAVRILSAGEGIELLADASEAAGYVGDVPAIVELGRRASRHPPGFLRDVVTGIGAMLEDGSGGELLRGALARTGELSLAAELLWASAAASYLGESDVSAELVERAGRVARVSGMVGQLPVVLEFVATGERFKGRLAESAAVAEEGLQLAREAGYTNSVAAHLANLAVVAALRGEEERCRDLAEEALAIAVPHRIGLRAGVAGYALALLDLGLGRYAAAHARFAALAAAGPGAGHPTVTWRSTPDRVEAALAAGEHADAAEALAAYERWVAHAVTDEARALLARCRALLAAPGADAELFEEALSRHGEPVERARTALLYGERLRRAQRPGQARNHLRAALETFERLGAAPWAERARGELRAAGEAAARPAAGDPETVLTPQELRIARLVAEGASSKEVAARLFLSPRTVEYHLYKIYPKLGVTTRTELARLLVTASSPTEGVRARARQG